In one window of Arctopsyche grandis isolate Sample6627 chromosome 6, ASM5162203v2, whole genome shotgun sequence DNA:
- the Hr78 gene encoding hormone-receptor-like in 78 isoform X1: MDNSQESGLEAAGALLGAGLELCIVCGDRASGRHYGAISCEGCKGFFKRSIRKKLGYQCRGAMNCEVTKHHRNRCQYCRLQKCLACGMRSDFNKHEKFVSYKAVQHERKPVIERQRGSSAGNNDTSGPIDNDPTAIGAGEGSLSKQQAAYASKLFSLAAASQGRELITAKEEPVDNFGRSSPGPGLNLAHLSFAAAAAFNKNSPGTSFPYGAAHLASSPSGGTMEGSGLITNQSSLSDGEGGDRKQDVATRHRLLLQTQFAKNLMQIGGLHSLGALNINDYLQTAYGSGAAEVGLSLSQHSASAREHSINDDAVYSDSEGGLEDSVARWAAGSRSLVIPLHPKHLHIHGLCEAGSRLLMLCCRWPPALSAYRSLSPDVQLGLLRSCWPELFVLGLAQCSHALSLSTILPSLIAHLYSVISSVDSQTSSHHRSPSHNTFDSSSMFQNSSINQDDGEVQDAIDEDDGCQDIDKLKLVAEQLERLQAYIDTMNELQVDDHEYACLRALSLFGADISPLRCRKKLWLYQQKCVQALRNNIQHNSPNDENDRLPSLLLQLPPLRSFSAKIIEDVFFVGFIGDLRINDLLPYMMRTVDYA; the protein is encoded by the exons ATGGACAACAGTCAGGAGAGTGGTTTGGAAGCGGCCGGAGCTTTGCTCGGTGCCGGACTTGAGCTCTGTATAGTCTGTGGAGATAGAGCTTCTGGGAGACACTATGGTGCTATTAGTTGTGAAG GTTGTAAAGGATTTTTTAAGCGTTCCATACGGAAGAAGTTAGGTTATCAATGTCGAGGTGCTATGAATTGTGAGGTGACTAAACATCATCGAAACCGCTGTCAGTATTGTCGTTTACAGAAATGCCTCGCGTGTGGAATGCGAAGTGACt TTAATAAACATGAGAAATTCGTTTCTTATAAAGCTGTTCAGCACGAACGAAAGCCCGTCATAGAGAGACAGAGGGGGTCATCGGCCGGGAATAACGATACCAGTGGACCTATCGATAACGATCCTACCGCTATCGGAGCAGGCGAAGGAAGTCTCTCGAAGCAACAGGCCGCATACGCATCTAAATTATTTAGCTTGGCCGCAGCTTCTCAAGGCAGAGAG ctcatcACAGCAAAAGAAGAACCGGTGGATAATTTCGGTCGGAGTTCACCTGGTCCCGGTTTGAACTTGGCACATTTGAGCTTTGCAGCAGCAGCTGCTTTCAATAAGAATTCTCCAGGTACTA GTTTTCCGTACGGTGCGGCTCATTTAGCGTCCTCTCCGTCCGGTGGCACTATGGAAGGTTCAGGCCTGATTACAAATCAGAGCAGTCTGAGTGACGGCGAAGGTGGAGATCGGAAACAAGATGTTGCAACGCGTCATCGTTTATTATTGCAAACACAATTCGCTAAGAATCTTATGCAAATAGGTGGTCTTCACAGTTTAG gtgCTTTAAATATAAACGACTATTTGCAAACTGCGTATGGTTCTGGGGCTGCTGAAGTCGGCCTTTCCCTTTCACAGCATTCCGCATCTGCCCGAGAGCACAGTATTAACGATGATGCTGTATATTCAG ATTCTGAAGGAGGATTAGAGGATAGTGTTGCACGGTGGGCAGCTGGTTCTCGAAGCTTAGTAATTCCTTTACATCCAAAGCATTTACACATTCACGGACTTTGTGAGGCAGGTTCACGACTATTAATGCTGTGTTGTCGGTGGCCTCCCGCACTCTCAGCATATAGAAGTTTAAG tcCGGACGTTCAACTAGGACTGTTAAGAAGTTGTTGGCCTGAACTTTTTGTTTTGGGACTTGCTCAATGTTCACAC gCCTTATCGCTTTCCACTATTCTCCCATCATTGATAGCTCATTTGTATTCCGTTATATCATCTGTCGATTCGCAAACTTCGTCTCATCATCGTTCGCCGTCTCATAACACGTTCGACTCGTCGTCGATGTTTCAAAACTCCAGTATTAATCAGGACGATGGCGAGGTGCAAGACGCTATCGACGAGGATGACGGTTGTCAAGATATAGATAAGTTGAAACTGGTCGCAGAACAGTTGGAAAGATTGCAAGCTTATATTGATACGATGAATGAATTGCAAGTGGACGATCACGAGTATGCTTGCCTTAGAGCTCTTAGTTTGTTCGGAGCAG ATATATCACCGTTGCGCTGTCGTAAGAAACTGTGGTTGTATCAACAGAAGTGTGTTCAGGCTTTgcgaaataatattcaacataATTCTCCCAACGACGAAAACGATAG GCTTCCGAGTTTGCTTCTTCAACTGCCACCCTTGAGAAGTTTTTCTGCTAAAATTATAGAAGATGTATTCTTTGTCGGATTCATCGGCGACTTGAGAATTAATGATTTACTCCCTTACATGATGAGGACTGtcg attATGCCTAA
- the Hr78 gene encoding hormone-receptor-like in 78 isoform X2, with translation MDNSQESGLEAAGALLGAGLELCIVCGDRASGRHYGAISCEGCKGFFKRSIRKKLGYQCRGAMNCEVTKHHRNRCQYCRLQKCLACGMRSDFNKHEKFVSYKAVQHERKPVIERQRGSSAGNNDTSGPIDNDPTAIGAGEGSLSKQQAAYASKLFSLAAASQGRELITAKEEPVDNFGRSSPGPGLNLAHLSFAAAAAFNKNSPGFPYGAAHLASSPSGGTMEGSGLITNQSSLSDGEGGDRKQDVATRHRLLLQTQFAKNLMQIGGLHSLGALNINDYLQTAYGSGAAEVGLSLSQHSASAREHSINDDAVYSDSEGGLEDSVARWAAGSRSLVIPLHPKHLHIHGLCEAGSRLLMLCCRWPPALSAYRSLSPDVQLGLLRSCWPELFVLGLAQCSHALSLSTILPSLIAHLYSVISSVDSQTSSHHRSPSHNTFDSSSMFQNSSINQDDGEVQDAIDEDDGCQDIDKLKLVAEQLERLQAYIDTMNELQVDDHEYACLRALSLFGADISPLRCRKKLWLYQQKCVQALRNNIQHNSPNDENDRLPSLLLQLPPLRSFSAKIIEDVFFVGFIGDLRINDLLPYMMRTVDYA, from the exons ATGGACAACAGTCAGGAGAGTGGTTTGGAAGCGGCCGGAGCTTTGCTCGGTGCCGGACTTGAGCTCTGTATAGTCTGTGGAGATAGAGCTTCTGGGAGACACTATGGTGCTATTAGTTGTGAAG GTTGTAAAGGATTTTTTAAGCGTTCCATACGGAAGAAGTTAGGTTATCAATGTCGAGGTGCTATGAATTGTGAGGTGACTAAACATCATCGAAACCGCTGTCAGTATTGTCGTTTACAGAAATGCCTCGCGTGTGGAATGCGAAGTGACt TTAATAAACATGAGAAATTCGTTTCTTATAAAGCTGTTCAGCACGAACGAAAGCCCGTCATAGAGAGACAGAGGGGGTCATCGGCCGGGAATAACGATACCAGTGGACCTATCGATAACGATCCTACCGCTATCGGAGCAGGCGAAGGAAGTCTCTCGAAGCAACAGGCCGCATACGCATCTAAATTATTTAGCTTGGCCGCAGCTTCTCAAGGCAGAGAG ctcatcACAGCAAAAGAAGAACCGGTGGATAATTTCGGTCGGAGTTCACCTGGTCCCGGTTTGAACTTGGCACATTTGAGCTTTGCAGCAGCAGCTGCTTTCAATAAGAATTCTCCAG GTTTTCCGTACGGTGCGGCTCATTTAGCGTCCTCTCCGTCCGGTGGCACTATGGAAGGTTCAGGCCTGATTACAAATCAGAGCAGTCTGAGTGACGGCGAAGGTGGAGATCGGAAACAAGATGTTGCAACGCGTCATCGTTTATTATTGCAAACACAATTCGCTAAGAATCTTATGCAAATAGGTGGTCTTCACAGTTTAG gtgCTTTAAATATAAACGACTATTTGCAAACTGCGTATGGTTCTGGGGCTGCTGAAGTCGGCCTTTCCCTTTCACAGCATTCCGCATCTGCCCGAGAGCACAGTATTAACGATGATGCTGTATATTCAG ATTCTGAAGGAGGATTAGAGGATAGTGTTGCACGGTGGGCAGCTGGTTCTCGAAGCTTAGTAATTCCTTTACATCCAAAGCATTTACACATTCACGGACTTTGTGAGGCAGGTTCACGACTATTAATGCTGTGTTGTCGGTGGCCTCCCGCACTCTCAGCATATAGAAGTTTAAG tcCGGACGTTCAACTAGGACTGTTAAGAAGTTGTTGGCCTGAACTTTTTGTTTTGGGACTTGCTCAATGTTCACAC gCCTTATCGCTTTCCACTATTCTCCCATCATTGATAGCTCATTTGTATTCCGTTATATCATCTGTCGATTCGCAAACTTCGTCTCATCATCGTTCGCCGTCTCATAACACGTTCGACTCGTCGTCGATGTTTCAAAACTCCAGTATTAATCAGGACGATGGCGAGGTGCAAGACGCTATCGACGAGGATGACGGTTGTCAAGATATAGATAAGTTGAAACTGGTCGCAGAACAGTTGGAAAGATTGCAAGCTTATATTGATACGATGAATGAATTGCAAGTGGACGATCACGAGTATGCTTGCCTTAGAGCTCTTAGTTTGTTCGGAGCAG ATATATCACCGTTGCGCTGTCGTAAGAAACTGTGGTTGTATCAACAGAAGTGTGTTCAGGCTTTgcgaaataatattcaacataATTCTCCCAACGACGAAAACGATAG GCTTCCGAGTTTGCTTCTTCAACTGCCACCCTTGAGAAGTTTTTCTGCTAAAATTATAGAAGATGTATTCTTTGTCGGATTCATCGGCGACTTGAGAATTAATGATTTACTCCCTTACATGATGAGGACTGtcg attATGCCTAA
- the Hr78 gene encoding hormone-receptor-like in 78 isoform X3, giving the protein MDNSQESGLEAAGALLGAGLELCIVCGDRASGRHYGAISCEGCKGFFKRSIRKKLGYQCRGAMNCEVTKHHRNRCQYCRLQKCLACGMRSDSVQHERKPVIERQRGSSAGNNDTSGPIDNDPTAIGAGEGSLSKQQAAYASKLFSLAAASQGRELITAKEEPVDNFGRSSPGPGLNLAHLSFAAAAAFNKNSPGTSFPYGAAHLASSPSGGTMEGSGLITNQSSLSDGEGGDRKQDVATRHRLLLQTQFAKNLMQIGGLHSLGALNINDYLQTAYGSGAAEVGLSLSQHSASAREHSINDDAVYSDSEGGLEDSVARWAAGSRSLVIPLHPKHLHIHGLCEAGSRLLMLCCRWPPALSAYRSLSPDVQLGLLRSCWPELFVLGLAQCSHALSLSTILPSLIAHLYSVISSVDSQTSSHHRSPSHNTFDSSSMFQNSSINQDDGEVQDAIDEDDGCQDIDKLKLVAEQLERLQAYIDTMNELQVDDHEYACLRALSLFGADISPLRCRKKLWLYQQKCVQALRNNIQHNSPNDENDRLPSLLLQLPPLRSFSAKIIEDVFFVGFIGDLRINDLLPYMMRTVDYA; this is encoded by the exons ATGGACAACAGTCAGGAGAGTGGTTTGGAAGCGGCCGGAGCTTTGCTCGGTGCCGGACTTGAGCTCTGTATAGTCTGTGGAGATAGAGCTTCTGGGAGACACTATGGTGCTATTAGTTGTGAAG GTTGTAAAGGATTTTTTAAGCGTTCCATACGGAAGAAGTTAGGTTATCAATGTCGAGGTGCTATGAATTGTGAGGTGACTAAACATCATCGAAACCGCTGTCAGTATTGTCGTTTACAGAAATGCCTCGCGTGTGGAATGCGAAGTGACt CTGTTCAGCACGAACGAAAGCCCGTCATAGAGAGACAGAGGGGGTCATCGGCCGGGAATAACGATACCAGTGGACCTATCGATAACGATCCTACCGCTATCGGAGCAGGCGAAGGAAGTCTCTCGAAGCAACAGGCCGCATACGCATCTAAATTATTTAGCTTGGCCGCAGCTTCTCAAGGCAGAGAG ctcatcACAGCAAAAGAAGAACCGGTGGATAATTTCGGTCGGAGTTCACCTGGTCCCGGTTTGAACTTGGCACATTTGAGCTTTGCAGCAGCAGCTGCTTTCAATAAGAATTCTCCAGGTACTA GTTTTCCGTACGGTGCGGCTCATTTAGCGTCCTCTCCGTCCGGTGGCACTATGGAAGGTTCAGGCCTGATTACAAATCAGAGCAGTCTGAGTGACGGCGAAGGTGGAGATCGGAAACAAGATGTTGCAACGCGTCATCGTTTATTATTGCAAACACAATTCGCTAAGAATCTTATGCAAATAGGTGGTCTTCACAGTTTAG gtgCTTTAAATATAAACGACTATTTGCAAACTGCGTATGGTTCTGGGGCTGCTGAAGTCGGCCTTTCCCTTTCACAGCATTCCGCATCTGCCCGAGAGCACAGTATTAACGATGATGCTGTATATTCAG ATTCTGAAGGAGGATTAGAGGATAGTGTTGCACGGTGGGCAGCTGGTTCTCGAAGCTTAGTAATTCCTTTACATCCAAAGCATTTACACATTCACGGACTTTGTGAGGCAGGTTCACGACTATTAATGCTGTGTTGTCGGTGGCCTCCCGCACTCTCAGCATATAGAAGTTTAAG tcCGGACGTTCAACTAGGACTGTTAAGAAGTTGTTGGCCTGAACTTTTTGTTTTGGGACTTGCTCAATGTTCACAC gCCTTATCGCTTTCCACTATTCTCCCATCATTGATAGCTCATTTGTATTCCGTTATATCATCTGTCGATTCGCAAACTTCGTCTCATCATCGTTCGCCGTCTCATAACACGTTCGACTCGTCGTCGATGTTTCAAAACTCCAGTATTAATCAGGACGATGGCGAGGTGCAAGACGCTATCGACGAGGATGACGGTTGTCAAGATATAGATAAGTTGAAACTGGTCGCAGAACAGTTGGAAAGATTGCAAGCTTATATTGATACGATGAATGAATTGCAAGTGGACGATCACGAGTATGCTTGCCTTAGAGCTCTTAGTTTGTTCGGAGCAG ATATATCACCGTTGCGCTGTCGTAAGAAACTGTGGTTGTATCAACAGAAGTGTGTTCAGGCTTTgcgaaataatattcaacataATTCTCCCAACGACGAAAACGATAG GCTTCCGAGTTTGCTTCTTCAACTGCCACCCTTGAGAAGTTTTTCTGCTAAAATTATAGAAGATGTATTCTTTGTCGGATTCATCGGCGACTTGAGAATTAATGATTTACTCCCTTACATGATGAGGACTGtcg attATGCCTAA
- the Hr78 gene encoding hormone-receptor-like in 78 isoform X4: MDNSQESGLEAAGALLGAGLELCIVCGDRASGRHYGAISCEGCKGFFKRSIRKKLGYQCRGAMNCEVTKHHRNRCQYCRLQKCLACGMRSDSVQHERKPVIERQRGSSAGNNDTSGPIDNDPTAIGAGEGSLSKQQAAYASKLFSLAAASQGRELITAKEEPVDNFGRSSPGPGLNLAHLSFAAAAAFNKNSPGFPYGAAHLASSPSGGTMEGSGLITNQSSLSDGEGGDRKQDVATRHRLLLQTQFAKNLMQIGGLHSLGALNINDYLQTAYGSGAAEVGLSLSQHSASAREHSINDDAVYSDSEGGLEDSVARWAAGSRSLVIPLHPKHLHIHGLCEAGSRLLMLCCRWPPALSAYRSLSPDVQLGLLRSCWPELFVLGLAQCSHALSLSTILPSLIAHLYSVISSVDSQTSSHHRSPSHNTFDSSSMFQNSSINQDDGEVQDAIDEDDGCQDIDKLKLVAEQLERLQAYIDTMNELQVDDHEYACLRALSLFGADISPLRCRKKLWLYQQKCVQALRNNIQHNSPNDENDRLPSLLLQLPPLRSFSAKIIEDVFFVGFIGDLRINDLLPYMMRTVDYA; this comes from the exons ATGGACAACAGTCAGGAGAGTGGTTTGGAAGCGGCCGGAGCTTTGCTCGGTGCCGGACTTGAGCTCTGTATAGTCTGTGGAGATAGAGCTTCTGGGAGACACTATGGTGCTATTAGTTGTGAAG GTTGTAAAGGATTTTTTAAGCGTTCCATACGGAAGAAGTTAGGTTATCAATGTCGAGGTGCTATGAATTGTGAGGTGACTAAACATCATCGAAACCGCTGTCAGTATTGTCGTTTACAGAAATGCCTCGCGTGTGGAATGCGAAGTGACt CTGTTCAGCACGAACGAAAGCCCGTCATAGAGAGACAGAGGGGGTCATCGGCCGGGAATAACGATACCAGTGGACCTATCGATAACGATCCTACCGCTATCGGAGCAGGCGAAGGAAGTCTCTCGAAGCAACAGGCCGCATACGCATCTAAATTATTTAGCTTGGCCGCAGCTTCTCAAGGCAGAGAG ctcatcACAGCAAAAGAAGAACCGGTGGATAATTTCGGTCGGAGTTCACCTGGTCCCGGTTTGAACTTGGCACATTTGAGCTTTGCAGCAGCAGCTGCTTTCAATAAGAATTCTCCAG GTTTTCCGTACGGTGCGGCTCATTTAGCGTCCTCTCCGTCCGGTGGCACTATGGAAGGTTCAGGCCTGATTACAAATCAGAGCAGTCTGAGTGACGGCGAAGGTGGAGATCGGAAACAAGATGTTGCAACGCGTCATCGTTTATTATTGCAAACACAATTCGCTAAGAATCTTATGCAAATAGGTGGTCTTCACAGTTTAG gtgCTTTAAATATAAACGACTATTTGCAAACTGCGTATGGTTCTGGGGCTGCTGAAGTCGGCCTTTCCCTTTCACAGCATTCCGCATCTGCCCGAGAGCACAGTATTAACGATGATGCTGTATATTCAG ATTCTGAAGGAGGATTAGAGGATAGTGTTGCACGGTGGGCAGCTGGTTCTCGAAGCTTAGTAATTCCTTTACATCCAAAGCATTTACACATTCACGGACTTTGTGAGGCAGGTTCACGACTATTAATGCTGTGTTGTCGGTGGCCTCCCGCACTCTCAGCATATAGAAGTTTAAG tcCGGACGTTCAACTAGGACTGTTAAGAAGTTGTTGGCCTGAACTTTTTGTTTTGGGACTTGCTCAATGTTCACAC gCCTTATCGCTTTCCACTATTCTCCCATCATTGATAGCTCATTTGTATTCCGTTATATCATCTGTCGATTCGCAAACTTCGTCTCATCATCGTTCGCCGTCTCATAACACGTTCGACTCGTCGTCGATGTTTCAAAACTCCAGTATTAATCAGGACGATGGCGAGGTGCAAGACGCTATCGACGAGGATGACGGTTGTCAAGATATAGATAAGTTGAAACTGGTCGCAGAACAGTTGGAAAGATTGCAAGCTTATATTGATACGATGAATGAATTGCAAGTGGACGATCACGAGTATGCTTGCCTTAGAGCTCTTAGTTTGTTCGGAGCAG ATATATCACCGTTGCGCTGTCGTAAGAAACTGTGGTTGTATCAACAGAAGTGTGTTCAGGCTTTgcgaaataatattcaacataATTCTCCCAACGACGAAAACGATAG GCTTCCGAGTTTGCTTCTTCAACTGCCACCCTTGAGAAGTTTTTCTGCTAAAATTATAGAAGATGTATTCTTTGTCGGATTCATCGGCGACTTGAGAATTAATGATTTACTCCCTTACATGATGAGGACTGtcg attATGCCTAA